Proteins from one Niallia circulans genomic window:
- a CDS encoding efflux RND transporter periplasmic adaptor subunit: protein MKKSIKKWVVSGAIVVVIGGGFGSYFYFNKNETQQVSAQATTQTATAEVGDVEIKVSGTGSISAINKEAVTSTGNATVDEVNVAVGDEVEEGDELVTFEDDSIDPITASFSGEITALNVEEGDTVSMGTEVLTETDYDNLEMVVNVDELDISKVKEGQDATITVSALDDKEFTGEVTSVAKEAASSEGSSVAKYEVTVKVKKPSGLLVGMTAEATITTSSKSDVVTVPVEAVQKEDDEYYVLVPSGSTTSEDGSTETATTKQTVEVGLENEDVAEITGGLEEGTTVVLPTFESSNDSSSQGMMPGGDGMPSGGQMPSGGGMPSGGFSGGGNR, encoded by the coding sequence ATGAAGAAAAGCATAAAGAAATGGGTCGTTAGTGGAGCAATAGTAGTAGTTATTGGCGGAGGATTTGGTTCTTACTTTTATTTCAATAAAAACGAAACACAGCAAGTATCAGCACAAGCAACAACACAAACTGCAACAGCAGAGGTCGGCGATGTGGAAATTAAAGTAAGCGGAACTGGCAGCATTTCAGCTATTAATAAAGAAGCAGTGACAAGTACTGGAAATGCAACAGTAGATGAAGTCAATGTAGCGGTTGGAGATGAAGTGGAAGAGGGAGATGAGCTCGTTACATTTGAAGATGATAGCATCGACCCAATCACAGCTTCCTTCTCTGGAGAAATCACTGCCCTTAATGTAGAAGAAGGTGATACAGTTTCAATGGGTACAGAGGTACTGACAGAAACAGATTACGATAATCTTGAAATGGTTGTTAATGTTGACGAGCTGGATATCTCTAAAGTGAAGGAGGGACAAGATGCGACAATAACAGTAAGTGCATTGGATGATAAAGAATTTACTGGAGAAGTAACTAGTGTTGCTAAAGAAGCTGCTTCATCAGAAGGATCTAGTGTTGCTAAATACGAAGTAACCGTTAAAGTGAAGAAGCCTTCTGGATTATTGGTTGGTATGACAGCGGAAGCGACAATCACAACAAGCAGTAAATCAGATGTAGTGACAGTTCCTGTTGAAGCTGTTCAAAAAGAAGATGATGAGTACTATGTATTGGTTCCATCAGGATCTACAACAAGCGAAGATGGATCAACGGAAACAGCAACAACAAAACAAACAGTAGAAGTAGGTCTGGAAAATGAAGATGTTGCAGAAATTACAGGCGGTTTAGAGGAAGGAACAACAGTTGTTCTTCCAACATTTGAATCAAGCAATGACAGCAGCAGTCAAGGTATGATGCCAGGAGGAGACGGGATGCCATCAGGTGGGCAAATGCCAAGCGGCGGCGGGATGCCATCAGGCGGATTCAGCGGAGGAGGGAACCGTTAA
- a CDS encoding M20/M25/M40 family metallo-hydrolase — MRENVADLKSSGVFEQLLEYSLVQKGLEYLLEDADATLEEQIELTKIPAPVFMEDERGRVYKSKLELLGLADIQTDRHGNVFGTRYGTGKGPRIFVCAHLDTVFPNGTDIIVRRENGKVYAPGISDDGRGLAAVLTLVRAFNETNIQTNGDIIFGATVGEEGLGDLRGVKGLFADRQDIDGFISIEPGHPERITYLGTGSHRYHITYKGSGGHSFGDFGIPSPIHALGRAISKIGDLQTPLEPKTTFNVGTITGGTSVNTIAEEASMMLDMRSNSAEELIRLEEQVMNILQTAAEEENNRWKSEKTSIEVTINQVGDRPAGTQSPASEIVETSIAAAASLGLNPVLSPAFSTDSNVPISLGIPAVTLGGGGSESGGFHTLEEYFDPTDAHLGPQNIFLTILGLVGVKDVTAPLLSSK, encoded by the coding sequence TTGAGAGAGAATGTTGCTGATTTAAAATCAAGTGGGGTATTCGAGCAATTGCTTGAGTATTCGCTCGTTCAAAAAGGGCTGGAGTATTTACTAGAGGATGCTGATGCGACACTAGAAGAGCAGATTGAGCTAACAAAAATCCCTGCACCTGTCTTTATGGAGGATGAAAGAGGCCGGGTCTATAAGTCGAAGCTTGAGCTTTTAGGGCTTGCTGATATTCAAACAGACAGGCATGGCAATGTGTTTGGAACACGCTATGGAACTGGCAAAGGTCCGAGAATTTTTGTATGTGCCCACTTGGACACCGTTTTTCCGAATGGAACAGATATTATTGTCAGAAGAGAAAATGGCAAAGTATATGCGCCGGGAATTTCTGATGATGGCAGAGGGCTTGCAGCAGTATTAACTTTAGTGAGAGCGTTCAATGAGACAAACATCCAAACAAATGGCGATATTATCTTTGGAGCAACTGTAGGTGAAGAAGGACTTGGCGACTTAAGAGGAGTTAAGGGCTTGTTTGCGGATAGGCAGGATATTGACGGCTTTATCTCCATTGAACCAGGTCATCCAGAGCGAATTACATATTTGGGAACAGGAAGCCATCGTTATCACATTACATACAAAGGCTCAGGCGGCCATAGCTTTGGTGACTTTGGCATTCCAAGCCCGATACATGCACTTGGCAGGGCAATCAGCAAAATTGGAGATTTACAGACACCCCTTGAACCAAAAACTACATTTAATGTAGGCACAATCACAGGAGGAACTTCTGTAAACACGATAGCGGAAGAGGCGAGCATGATGCTCGATATGCGCTCCAATTCTGCAGAAGAGCTAATCCGTCTTGAGGAGCAGGTCATGAATATTCTGCAGACGGCAGCAGAAGAAGAAAATAATCGCTGGAAAAGCGAAAAAACCTCCATTGAAGTTACCATTAACCAAGTCGGCGACAGGCCGGCAGGAACACAAAGCCCTGCTAGTGAAATCGTCGAGACATCTATTGCGGCAGCAGCTTCCCTTGGATTAAACCCAGTACTCTCACCAGCCTTCAGCACAGATTCAAATGTACCAATCAGCCTCGGTATTCCCGCAGTAACATTAGGCGGGGGCGGCAGTGAAAGCGGCGGATTCCATACATTAGAGGAATATTTTGATCCAACAGACGCACATCTTGGCCCGCAAAATATCTTTTTAACCATATTAGGCCTTGTTGGAGTTAAAGATGTAACAGCACCCCTACTTTCAAGTAAATAA
- a CDS encoding QueT transporter family protein — MKTKTLAVNGVIAALYIAVTVAIAPFGFTNVQFRLSEMFNHLVVFNKKYIYGIVAGVFLANLFFSPMVAYDLVFGVGQSIISLLITIVIGRYVKDIIKRMIINTIVFTFTMFIIAFELNLAFGLPFLFTWLTTAAGEFVVLAIGVPIIYFINKRVNFASLIEESNRTYSKE, encoded by the coding sequence ATGAAAACTAAAACACTTGCAGTTAATGGTGTTATCGCAGCATTATATATTGCAGTTACTGTTGCCATTGCCCCATTTGGCTTTACGAATGTGCAATTTCGACTATCCGAAATGTTCAACCATCTTGTTGTTTTCAACAAGAAATACATTTACGGTATTGTCGCAGGGGTATTTTTGGCTAATTTATTCTTTTCGCCAATGGTTGCATACGACCTTGTATTCGGTGTCGGTCAGTCGATTATCAGCTTGCTCATTACTATCGTCATTGGCCGTTATGTCAAAGACATTATTAAACGCATGATTATTAACACAATCGTATTTACCTTTACGATGTTCATCATAGCGTTCGAGCTGAATTTAGCCTTTGGTTTGCCATTCCTCTTTACATGGCTTACAACAGCGGCAGGCGAATTTGTCGTGCTAGCAATCGGCGTTCCAATCATCTATTTCATCAATAAGCGAGTTAACTTCGCTTCATTAATAGAAGAATCAAACAGAACGTATTCAAAAGAATAA
- a CDS encoding ABC transporter ATP-binding protein, which yields MIEENRIVEIKNLNKEYTLGGETVKALDNVSFSINKGDFIAIIGPSGSGKSTLMNMIGCLDMPDSGEYFLDGQNVFQLKSKQLADVRNHKIGFIFQSFNLLTKQSAFENVELPLIYRGLNSKERKEITLTALKKVGLLERAGHRPTELSGGQQQRVAIARALAGNPPILLADEPTGALDSKTGVEVMKLIKDLNKQGHTIILITHDLEIAKQAKRVIRIQDGRLREEKEVGVS from the coding sequence ATGATTGAAGAGAATAGAATTGTTGAGATAAAGAACTTAAATAAGGAATATACGCTGGGCGGAGAAACTGTTAAGGCATTGGATAATGTGAGCTTCTCTATTAATAAAGGCGATTTTATTGCCATCATCGGTCCATCAGGGTCAGGAAAATCGACCTTGATGAATATGATTGGCTGTTTGGACATGCCAGACTCTGGCGAATACTTCCTTGATGGGCAAAATGTCTTTCAATTGAAAAGCAAGCAGCTAGCAGATGTGAGAAACCATAAAATAGGATTTATTTTCCAATCTTTTAATCTTCTCACAAAACAATCTGCATTTGAAAATGTAGAGCTGCCTCTAATATACAGAGGCCTTAACAGTAAGGAACGAAAAGAAATTACCTTGACAGCCTTAAAAAAGGTAGGCTTGCTGGAGCGTGCCGGTCATAGGCCGACTGAATTGTCAGGAGGTCAGCAGCAGCGTGTAGCAATAGCCCGCGCTCTTGCTGGCAACCCGCCAATCCTGCTTGCTGATGAACCAACAGGTGCTTTGGACAGCAAAACAGGGGTGGAAGTAATGAAGCTAATAAAAGATTTGAATAAACAAGGTCATACTATTATATTAATCACCCATGATCTTGAAATTGCCAAGCAGGCAAAAAGAGTTATTCGTATTCAAGATGGAAGACTTAGGGAGGAAAAGGAGGTAGGAGTTTCTTGA
- a CDS encoding SAM hydrolase/SAM-dependent halogenase family protein, with translation MSMKALVLQSDFGLSDGAVSAMYGVANSVQPDLRIFDLTHDIPPFNIWEGSYRLLQTVAYWPGGTVFVSVVDPGVGSDRKSIVAKTAEGHYIITPDNGTITHMLEIIQEVRILDEGKNRLPNSGESYTFHGRDIYAYTGARLASEQISFNDIGPLTDKQALVTLPVTKASSDDRKLNGIIEIHDNRFGNIWTNIHSSLVKQSGISYGDLLSVSIYEGKEEIFREQVLFGHSFADAAIGEPIAYLNSLHYFSIAINQQSMAKAYQLGTGNSWRVVIES, from the coding sequence ATGAGCATGAAAGCATTAGTTCTGCAATCTGATTTTGGATTAAGTGACGGTGCCGTTTCGGCAATGTATGGGGTTGCCAATTCTGTTCAGCCTGATTTGCGTATTTTTGATCTGACACATGATATACCTCCCTTCAATATATGGGAAGGCTCCTATCGCCTTTTGCAAACTGTTGCTTATTGGCCGGGAGGGACTGTATTTGTATCAGTAGTGGACCCAGGTGTCGGTTCTGACAGAAAAAGCATTGTTGCCAAAACAGCAGAGGGGCACTACATAATCACCCCAGACAATGGCACGATTACACATATGCTAGAAATAATACAAGAGGTTCGTATTCTGGATGAAGGAAAGAACCGACTTCCGAATAGCGGAGAATCTTACACCTTTCATGGCAGAGATATTTATGCATATACTGGTGCAAGACTTGCCTCAGAACAAATTAGCTTCAATGACATAGGTCCATTAACAGATAAGCAAGCACTTGTGACATTACCGGTGACAAAGGCGAGTTCAGATGACAGAAAGCTCAATGGAATTATTGAAATCCATGATAACCGGTTCGGTAATATCTGGACAAATATTCATTCTTCCCTAGTAAAACAAAGCGGAATAAGTTACGGAGATTTATTGTCAGTTTCAATCTATGAGGGAAAAGAGGAAATTTTTAGAGAGCAGGTTTTATTTGGTCACTCGTTTGCCGACGCAGCCATTGGTGAGCCAATTGCGTATTTAAATTCTCTCCATTATTTCAGTATTGCCATCAATCAGCAGTCCATGGCAAAGGCATACCAGCTTGGAACAGGAAATAGCTGGCGTGTGGTAATAGAAAGCTGA